The DNA sequence TTTGACTTGTGCTCCTTATCATGATGATTAGGTACAATATAAAATAGCTTTTGTACTTAATTAGAAGATGCTTATGTTTTAACTCATTGTCTCATTATTAACAATAGttccttaaagaaatgaaactaggtgtttctcttcttcctctttattttttacatGTCAAGTGTGAACCTTATTGTatctgtacatttaaaaaataatgttttaataaaGAATGGTTTTAAATCTGTCATTGTTTTTACatctaaaataatatacagtaaaTGATTTTTGTACTTTTGTTATATTTACACTTGCCTGTTAGGCATTCACATTCCAGGATGCTTTGGGCAAGCATTTTCTTGTAGGATGTGGTCTTAGAAGTGATCTTTTCATCCTTAAGGGCAGCTTCATCTTCTGACTGAGTTAAATAGAGCAGGGTGAGCTAGTCAGGGTCTATCACTGTGTTCCAGGGTGAGCTAGCCATCCTCTCTGGCAGGACCAGGGTCATAGCTGGAAGGATGAGGTTGTTCAGATTTGGAGAGTGGAATGTGGTTttactcttctcttctcctttggaAAGCACCAAAATAGAAGTACCTTTCCTTTGGTTTTGACCACTTGTAAGTCATAGGACTTTCCAGGGTTGGGATTTTTAGCCTGTTTGGTATGGAAAGAATTAACCTGTGTGATGTAGGTATTTGAGGTGTTGGAAATAATATACTTATTTTGTTACAGAAGCTGGGTTTTTTTAGTAAACACATATCTTAATAATGAGACTAAAACCTAGTATATTGTATGATTTTGACAACTATCTGCAAAGTGATGAAAAACTCATTAACTCAAATAAAAAATTCAACTCAAATATTTGCTAATAGAATGGAACAAGTGGAAAATAAAGTTATCAGGGACTGAAGATAGATCAAAAGGAGTGGATCAGTTAGTCAAAGACACAGAGGAAATACCAAAGAAATTTGAATACAACATGAGAGACCTCTATGTTGGTATCAAAAAACCCAACCTATGAATCATGGGAATAGAGAAAAGAGAAGTACAAACTAAAGatatacataatattttttaaaagagcagaAAACTCCCACCCCCCGGCAACCTTAAGAGATTCATCTACCCATAAGAAACTTACAGAAATTTATATGGTATATACTatactgatatttttcttttaaattattgttatttttgactAACAAGTTAAGTACATATTAGAGTAGTTATTTTGAAGCCTTCTCAAATACCTCTTCTGTTAAAAATAGCACTTTTTTATAACCCTCCTAATTTCATAAGATCATTCTTTGAGCAGGAATTTATACTTAATTTGATTTTGGCTAAGTATTTGTGCATAATATGATCCTGATAAGAGGTATATTCCATCTGGGGCAGGTAGTTTTCACAGGATAGGACACAAATAAATCTAGCTTATCATATTGTACTAGGAATATTTCACCAACTAACTTCTATAGTGGTTTAGCACCCATGTGAAAAATCCCCTTTGCTGGGGGATTGCTAAGTAGCCTTGGCTCGCCAAATGTATCAGCATGTTTGTCTCCACACATTATAAAATAGTTGAGTTTCTCCTTACTCTTTGCTCACTTACATTCAGGGTCTATGACAGAAGGTTTACACGTGTAGGATTATTCTCTCATTTATGAATGGAAAACAAAGCTTGCAAAAATCAACTCAAAGatacagaggagaaagagaaagaagatttaAATCACTGCTAACTATTTTGGGTCCAATACTATGCCTCATAAGCCATGATATGTCTTAAACAATATTCCCTGCCACCCAAAACACATGCCTTAAACCAGAGTAAATTCTGGCTAAAGATTTCCAGCAGAAAAATAATGTCtgctatagggctgggaatgtggcttagtggtagagtgcttacctagcatgcatgaagccctgggttcgattcctcagcaccacataaacagaaaaggccaaagtcGTGCTGtggtgagcaaaaagaaaccagggacagtgctcaggccctgagttcaagccccaggaatggcaaaaaaatctGCTGTAAATAGGAAATTAGCAAATGCCAAGATAATGATATGTAATCAGTTCTTACTGACCATCAGCTGGCTGAAGACTCAACAACCTAGTTGACTCAGCCAACTTCAAGCCACAGATTTATCCTCTTtgagcattctctctctccctttctctctctctctctttctctctccccatacacatatattataatattgtgtgtgtatatatatataattttttggtGCTAGGGCTGGAGCCACAGTCTTGTGCACTTTAGGCAAGGATTTACCACTAAACTATAGCTCTAGCCCCTCAGCACATTTTAAATAGTAAAGTTATTTAGCTCTGAGAACAAAATAGTAACCAAATAGATAATGAATCTAATGTTTGTTGGGCAATCCATTTGCTGTTTTAGTGCCTCTAGAATTAGGACAATGGCAAGTAGACGACTCAAACAGAAATAGTTTACTCTACCCTGTTTTAGCAACCATAGATGTTATGTAAACAAATAAGTTTGGTTGTATTGGTGATGGTCTACAGTTTGCTGGGATTTAGGAATAGCTATAATTTTGGAAATTCTAaagaaaatatgagagaaaacaaatgatgGGAGCATATGGAGGgataggcattggtggcttatgcctataatgttagctactcaggaggctgagatctgaggattgtggttcaaagccagccctggcaggcaagtctgtgagactcttgtcttcatcAACCaccaaaggctggaaatggagctgtggctcaagtggtagatgttggggtcagctgtgcctttaagaggccacagctggcttggcCCGTCCTCTCTtcttctgcctttaacaggaagagaagccccctgctcctggggcgagcACGTTTGCAATGGCGGGggaaccccagaaacccaatccttggggggctgggcctccgcccacaagggaagtcccctgacatcacttgatggacagatCTCGTGGCCAACCTGTTGTCCCTCTCTAGTGCCCGCCCTTCGGGATATATCTatgcctcctcatttgaataaaattagaatcaTCCCAGAGACGGTCTCCAAGACCCCACatgcccatgtcttccttgggctggcgggcaaggGGTTCTCGCGACAACACGGGAACTGAGGCTCATCCGGGACCTGGCTCCTGCATCTAAACCCTACTGGCCGGGGGGgatgtgagagagtgagtatggatcccacatggaagagatagataagcccaggacccctgcccacgtggatggggagggatagagcgaagcccggaagtagagcactagccttgagtgaataagctcagggacagtgtccagatcctgagttaaaaccccaggactggcacaagcatACCAAAACCAACATATACAAGAAAGCTCATTAAAGAAGGTGTATGCAGGACTGggaaggtagagtgcttgcttagcacacatgaagctctgggttcaattcctcagtaccacataaacagaaaaagctggaattggtgttgtagctccagtggtcaagtgccagccttgagcaaaagaagctcagggacagtgcccaggccctggcctgggttcaagcctagGATTGGTGTATGCAGATAGTATTTTCCCCATGtagatattttatttgtatgtgaTACGCAGCATATTATTGAGATATCTTCTGGAGACTAGAGGCTCTTCTTGTATGTAGAATTAGCACTGAATTGGATAAAAGGTGAGCCAGTGCAACACAAGCaactatgttgggaatgaactttacaattttggGGGAAAGGGATTCATAGTGGAGGGatggcaggagaaaatgagggaagggaagcaatgtttgacaagaattgtatttatttccttgcttatgtaactataacccctgtgtacatcacctttacaataaaaatgaaaataaaaagctctAGACAAAGTTCTGACACAAACTTTAATGTATCATTGAGCAAATTATTCTCTTTGAGAActctttccccccaaaaaaatcatcaCTAGAATTAAAGGATCCCTAAAAGTCTTTCTACTACATCATTCTTTCGTATTATGATGGTTTTACTAAGATTTGTGAGAGGAGTAGGGATTGTAGCTTAGTGTCGGATCATTTGCTTAGCATTCATAGGGCCATGAGTTTCATTCTCTATACCACAGTAGAAAATCATATAAAAATGTGTACTGGAATCCCTCAATTCAACTCACATAATCAATCAGCCCATGGAgattaatgaataaaaaaaaaatcccatttgaaTGACATGCTTATGCCCGTAGAGAAAGAGGGCCATCACAAGCTCCTATGGGGAATAGGGCTGAGCTACAAGGTCACTGTAATGAGAGAATTCCCCCTTGAGGATACTTAAGTTGATGTACATGATTCCTCCAACTTCAGAGGACAATCATGGGGATATTTTATaagagcccaggaagaaaaacagccttTTGAGGTAGACACAGCTGTAGCAGCTGTCCCATTACAAAGTACTTTCAATACCCCTTTAATCCAAAGATGGCACCTCCTTTCTCAAATAGTGGTTGAGTTGCAGATGCTGGACACCAAGCAGGATCTAGACAGTTCTTTGGATGGCAGCCCTTTCTCTGCAGAGATCTTGCAGAAGAAGCAAGATGGAGAGCCATGTGCCTCATGCCTGTGCTAAACAAAGTCCCCATTCTTGACTTTTATTTGCGGGTGCCTAACAAACTCTAGTCCAGTCATTTCATTGGAACATGGGAGAGTTGAGTCACATAAGGGGCTATGCATGGCTATGGCTGTTGAAGAGCGTGAGATTTTGCTGGGCATGAGAAGGTCATATTCACCTTCTGAGTGAGGTGGATGCCTAGGGGTGGAAGGCACATGGACAAGTGCATATTCAGTCTCAGTCCCTCCCAAACACTCTCTGGGCCTCTCAGCTTTGTAGGAAATGTTCTCGTAGTACTCCTCAGCAGAGTTTCCTGACAGCTGCCTGCTGAGGGCACTATGGTTGATAAAGACATAGCACAGCTCTTCTGCTGGGGTCTGGTTAGCATTGCCCTGCTGGTCAAAAGAAACACATCATCAAGAGGTGGCCTCTTGGCATGGTCTTCacatttggttttttgtttgtttgtttgtttttgtttttgttttttggccagtcctggggcttggactcagggcttgagtactgtccctggcttcttttgctcaaggctagcactctgccacttgagccacagcgccacttctggccattttctgtatgtgtggtgctggggaatcgaacccagggcctcatgaatatgaggcaggcactctagccactaggccatatccccagccccttcacatTTGGTTTTGACACAGGATTGGTCCTGGAGAAAGTCTGTCTACCACCACCATTTCCTTCCCACTTCCTGGCTATGTGTCTTAAATGGGTGCCTCCACCTtaagcttcaaagccagcagctAGAGCGCTCTTATCTCTTAGACACACAGATCCCTAATGAATGTCTTCTCTGCTCCACATTCCAGAGTGGCTCCCGACCACTCAGGATGCTTCTCGGGGTCTCAAGGCCCTGGAGCAGCCCTTTCTTATCAAAGACATATAATTGGGTTATGATACTCATAGAGATTATCATCacaatgttttaaaaaggaaacaaatcaagGGAAGGTCAATGGTGGACTCAAGACATAAATGCAGAGacaggaaagagcaagggaaagaaCTTGGATGAGTAATGAGACTGGAAATTGAATTTTGTGCTCCACATCTGTCTAGCATTGGGGTACATCTGATGTCTTAGTTTTCCCGTGAAATGATTCTTGTCAAGCACACAGCATGTTGTCTATTGCAAATAGATATCATGTTCACTTTTTTGAATAGCCTGTACAACAGAGGTGCTTTTGCATCTGCCTCCAGGCCCTGTATACTGGTTTTGAGTTCACACACAGCCCTAGCATGTAAGGCCTTTTTTCCATATTAGGGTCAGAAAGGGTCTTATTACCTGGATGGGAGCAGAAGTCACTCTTTTATCTGCAGAAAGAAAACACAGTGAATGAATGTCAAGTCATAAAGAGATTTGACAGGGGCTAGGGTAGGGGCTGAAGTCTACGCAACAAGAAAGTCAAGAGAAAGGTGGGTCACCCTTTGAGCATTTTCAGATCCACAATAGTGCTTTGGGGGAGTTACAAGGTCATCTCAAGAAGAAACAGCACTTGCTCATTCAGAAATGGCTGAATTTTCAGGTAGGAAATCAcactccttctcccttctctttctttacccATAGACAGAGTAGtagagaatacaataaaatatattaaacgtATGTACAGAACtaccacaatttaaaaataaagcataaaggaTGATTGTGTAGATTATACATAGGTAAGTACTGCATCATTTTTATATAAGGAACTTGCACACCTGCAGATTTGTGTATCCACCGAGACTCCTGGAACTGATCGCCATGGGTACTGGGGATGATTGTGTTGTCTTTGAAGACATAAAAGCTTAGTGCCTTGGCCTACACTAGCAGTCTGTCTTGGAAGTCTGTATTTTCAAATGGAGCACATCACTATGAGATCAAAGctttccaatttccttttcttttttttaaaggtttaacAGAAAATTCTTCAGATTCATTAAAAAAGACAATTCAGCATATGAATTAATGAACTACAACCTCCTTTTTAAAGCCAGGAAGGCAAacacaacatttctttttttttttgttttttttggccagtcctggggcttgggctcaaggcctgagcactgttcctggcttctttttgctcaaggctagcactctgccacttgagccacagcgccccttctggccattttgtatatatgtggtgctggggaattgaacccagggcctcatgtatacggggcaagcactcttgccactaggccatatccccagcccaaacacaacatttcttccttctctcctctagaAATGCAATGGTCTGTCTAGCCTGTCACTTTATTCATGACTCTCTTCCTTATGATGCTTGCTCTTCACCATCCTCAACTTGACTTCAAGGAGTGATCTCTCAGGAGACGTGACTGACTCCCAAGTGGTCTTTCCACAAAGACTCCTGCCTCTCTGGCTACCATTTCTCTGCCCAGCAATACTAGTGCTCTTGTAATGAAGATGTGATCAGACTGTGTAAAATCCCTCAGCACCTCTCCTTACTCTCAAGAGAAGAACCTAAGTCTTATTaccctccctctgccctctttGTGCCCTAGCAAGCTTTACTGCAGTCCCTTAATAATGCCTTTCAACTTTACCTGTTACGTTTGAGGGCTCCAGTTAATTCCTTGGCCTCTAGACCAAGCAGGTTCTACCTGAGGGTTGCAGTGATCCATCAGCCACCCTCACTGCCTCACTGAGCTCACAGGACAGTGGGGTAATAGCTGTGCAATTGGGCGAATTGCTGCCATAAGTGCAGGTATGGTATTATAAATCTGCCCACGGTgaattctaggtgaatttcctctggtgtatgccacgtgggtactgtatgtgattttggtatattgggtattgtatatatgcctacctgatctagggaagggaaagaaaaatgagggtgtaagatatcacaagaaatgtactcactgccctattatgtaattgtaccactcttgcacaacaccttgtcaacaaaatttaattaataataaaaaagaataaaacaaataaatctgCCCACGGGGCTTAGGAGCAGAGAGCAGAGACAGTATGGAAATACAAATCCTCCATGAGTGACAAGAATACCGGGAAGCTGACTTACTTCCCTTTGCAGAGCCTTGTCCTGCTTTCGAAGTGCATGCTTTTTTCctgtaaaatgaaaaaggaaagaaattggtTATTTCAATACCCAGAGACTCTCAAAAGAAATTATACTAACCTATGAAAATTTATCTTAGTAAGAAattgctttttgttcttttgagatAGTTGCTCACTAGGTATTTCAAGCCTAGGGCTTGAGCTCCTTTTGATTGGCtttcctagtgctgggattacacatatgtgccaccacaccaggTAAAATTCAATTCTAATTGTTAAAATTACATGCTTTTctaaacagagctcccctatgacccagcagctctacttttgggcatctacccaaaagattacaagcaagaccacactaaagctaccagcacaactatgttcatcgcagcacaatttgccatcagcaaaatatggaagcaattcagatgcccctcagtagatgaatgggtcaagaaaatgtggtacatatacacaatggaatgccatgcctccatcaga is a window from the Perognathus longimembris pacificus isolate PPM17 chromosome 5, ASM2315922v1, whole genome shotgun sequence genome containing:
- the Gcsam gene encoding LOW QUALITY PROTEIN: germinal center-associated signaling and motility protein (The sequence of the model RefSeq protein was modified relative to this genomic sequence to represent the inferred CDS: inserted 2 bases in 1 codon), whose product is MESEIPKHEAEDTKQKWEIETNDLKSTEGIWKKRVSCNHALSLKGSDGAQILEADRACSQTNSGVTTPLKGASASHGKKHALRKQDKALQREVSQLPDKRVTSAPIQFDQQGNANQTPAEELCYVFINHSALSRQLSGNSAEEYYENISYKAERPRECLGGTETEYALVHVPSTPRHPPHSEGEYDLLMPSKXSHALQQP